The following coding sequences are from one Triticum dicoccoides isolate Atlit2015 ecotype Zavitan chromosome 4A, WEW_v2.0, whole genome shotgun sequence window:
- the LOC119287802 gene encoding alcohol-forming fatty acyl-CoA reductase-like, translated as MVIGEMDAAQVAAYFRGKNVLITGATGFLGKVLLEKILRIQPDVRKLFLLVRATDDESARRRVQTEVTGREIFQVLREKHGKGFEDFIEEKVCPLAGDVMYEDFGLDTAKLKEVSKDVDIIVNGAATTNFYERYDVSFDTNVLGAKQICAFANKCTKLKMLLHVSTAYVSGEQEGLILEKPFMMGGTLREGTHLDIESELNLIKHTQIELKANCATDKAERKTMKELGLKRARHFGWPNTYVFTKAMGEMLLGHLRGDLPVVIIRPSIITSLLKEPLPGWMEGVRTIDSVFLGYAKQALKFFLVDPNTIMDVIPGDMVVNSMMVAMLAHSEEQAQTIYHVTSSMSNPASYMTLRETAHRYFVDNPPRGENGEPIRLNKMRFFSTVARLRIYMVIKYKLPLEILHLVNVGLCGVFSGRYNELSGKYRLAMHLIKLYAPYTLFKGRFDDMNLERLRKAMEQNSDGGEYYFDFDPKKIDWDDYFYMVHFPGVLKYLA; from the exons ATGGTGATCGGCGAAATGGATGCTGCTCAGGTCGCAGCATACTTCAGGGGCAAGAATGTCCTCATCACCGGCGCAACTGGGTTCCTTGGAAAAG TGCTCTTGGAGAAGATACTGAGGATCCAGCCTGATGTCAGGAAGCTCTTCCTCTTGGTTCGAGCCACCGACGACGAATCGGCAAGGCGGCGGGTCCAGACCGAG GTAACAGGGAGGGAGATATTCCAAGTTCTCAGAGAAAAGCATGGCAAGGGTTTTGAAGATTTCATCGAAGAGAAGGTGTGCCCCTTGGCTGGAGACGTCATGTATGAGGATTTTGGACTAGACACTGCCAAGCTGAAAGAAGTGTCCAAGGATGTGGACATCATCGTCAACGGAGCTGCGACTACGAATTTCTATGAAAG ATACGATGTCTCCTTCGACACCAACGTCTTGGGAGCCAAGCAGATCTGTGCATTTGCAAACAAGTGCACCAAACTGAAAATGCTGCTCCACGTTTCAACTG CCTACGTAAGTGGTGAACAAGAGGGACTAATACTAGAGAAACCATTCATGATGGGGGGCACACTACGGGAGGGCACACACTTAGACATCGAATCCGAGCTAAATCTGATCAAACATACCCAGATTGAACTGAAAGCTAACTGTGCTACAGACAAGGCTGAGAGGAAAACCATGAAGGAACTTGGCCTCAAGAG AGCTAGGCATTTTGGCTGGCCAAATACCTACGTCTTCACCAAGGCAATGGGTGAGATGCTGCTGGGACACCTGCGAGGCGACCTTCCGGTCGTCATCATCCGGCCGAGCATCATAACCAGCCTCCTCAAGGAGCCATTGCCTGGATGGATGGAAGGAGTCAG gacTATCGACTCGGTTTTCTTGGGTTACGCCAAGCAAGCCTTGAAATTCTTTCTAGTAGACCCCAATACCATAATGGACGTG ATTCCGGGGGACATGGTGGTAAACTCCATGATGGTGGCCATGCTGGCGCACTCAGAGGAACAAGCACAGACCATTTACCATGTGACATCGTCCATGAGCAACCCGGCCTCCTACATGACTCTCCGGGAGACGGCCCACCGCTACTTCGTGGACAACCCGCCGCGAGGGGAGAACGGCGAGCCCATCCGGCTGAACAAGATGCGCTTCTTTAGCACGGTTGCAAGGCTCCGCATCTACATGGTCATCAAGTACAAGCTCCCTCTTGAG ATCCTTCATCTGGTGAACGTAGGGCTATGTGGTGTTTTCTCAGGGCGCTACAACGAGCTCAGTGGAAAATACAGATTGGCCATGCATCTGATCAAGCTCTATGCGCCTTACACCTTATTCAAAGGGCG CTTTGATGACATGAACCTTGAGAGGCTGAGGAAGGCGATGGAGCAAAATAGTGATGGAGGAGAATACTACTTTGATTTTGATCCCAAGAAAATCGACTGGGACGACTATTTCTACATGGTTCACTTTCCTGGTGTGCTCAAGTATCTGGCGTGA